From [Clostridium] symbiosum, a single genomic window includes:
- a CDS encoding ABC-F family ATP-binding cassette domain-containing protein, whose amino-acid sequence MSILNVEHLSHGFGDRAIFQDVSFRLLKGEHIGLIGANGEGKSTFMNIITGKLQPDEGKVEWAKRVRIGYLDQHTVLEKGMTIRDVLKNAFAFLFELEGQMNDICDHLGDAPEDEMNAMMEELGTIQDLLMNHDFYSIDAKVEEVGRALGLTDIGLDKDVTDLSGGQRTKVLLGKLLLEKPDILLLDEPTNYLDVQHIEWLKRYLLEYENAFILISHDIPFLNSVINIIYHMENQRLDRYVGDYDKFQEVYEVKKSQLEAAYKKQQQEISQLQDFVARNKARVATRNMAMSRQKKLDKMDVIELAREKPKPEFHFLEARATGKCIFETERLVIGYDEPLSKPLDLYMERGEKIVLTGANGIGKTTLLKSILGLIPALEGKVTLGDYLYIGYFEQEMAPGNTTTCIEEIWKEFPSYTQYQVRSALAKCGLTTKHIESQVRVLSGGEQAKVRLCKLINRESNLLLLDEPTNHLDVEAKEELKRALTEYKGNIVLICHEPDFYEGFATKVWDCSQWSLKIQ is encoded by the coding sequence ATGAGTATTTTAAACGTAGAACATTTGAGCCACGGATTTGGCGACAGGGCAATTTTTCAGGATGTATCTTTCCGTTTGCTGAAAGGGGAGCATATCGGCCTGATCGGAGCGAACGGAGAAGGAAAATCCACGTTCATGAATATTATTACCGGCAAACTGCAGCCGGATGAGGGAAAAGTGGAGTGGGCGAAGAGAGTCCGCATCGGCTATCTGGATCAGCATACGGTACTGGAAAAGGGAATGACAATCCGTGATGTTTTAAAGAACGCGTTCGCCTTCCTGTTTGAACTGGAGGGGCAGATGAACGACATCTGTGATCACCTGGGTGATGCGCCTGAGGATGAGATGAATGCGATGATGGAAGAGCTGGGAACCATCCAGGATCTTCTGATGAACCATGACTTCTATTCCATTGATGCCAAGGTGGAGGAGGTCGGACGCGCCCTGGGACTTACGGATATCGGTCTGGACAAGGATGTAACCGATCTGAGCGGAGGCCAGAGAACCAAGGTCCTTCTGGGCAAACTGCTCCTGGAGAAGCCGGATATCCTGCTTCTGGACGAGCCGACTAACTATCTGGATGTGCAGCATATTGAATGGCTGAAACGCTACCTGCTGGAATATGAGAATGCCTTTATTCTGATTTCCCATGACATTCCGTTCCTGAACAGCGTTATCAATATCATTTACCACATGGAAAACCAGCGCCTTGACCGGTATGTGGGAGATTATGATAAATTCCAGGAAGTGTACGAGGTTAAAAAGAGCCAGTTGGAAGCTGCCTATAAGAAACAGCAGCAGGAGATCTCCCAGCTCCAGGATTTCGTTGCACGCAATAAGGCCAGAGTTGCCACGAGAAATATGGCGATGTCACGCCAGAAGAAGCTGGACAAGATGGATGTGATTGAGCTGGCGAGGGAAAAACCAAAGCCGGAATTCCATTTCCTGGAGGCAAGGGCCACGGGAAAATGTATTTTTGAGACCGAGAGACTGGTAATCGGATACGATGAGCCGCTCTCCAAACCGCTCGATCTCTATATGGAGCGCGGTGAGAAAATTGTGCTGACCGGCGCCAACGGAATTGGTAAAACCACGCTTTTGAAGAGCATTCTCGGCCTGATACCCGCCCTGGAGGGCAAGGTGACGTTGGGCGACTATCTCTATATCGGATATTTTGAACAGGAGATGGCCCCGGGCAATACGACTACCTGTATTGAGGAAATATGGAAGGAATTCCCTTCCTATACCCAGTACCAGGTTCGCTCCGCCCTGGCAAAATGCGGCCTGACCACCAAACATATCGAGAGCCAGGTCCGGGTTCTGAGCGGCGGCGAACAGGCGAAGGTAAGGTTATGTAAACTGATTAACAGGGAGTCAAACCTGCTTCTTCTGGACGAGCCGACCAACCATCTGGATGTGGAGGCAAAGGAAGAGTTAAAACGCGCCCTGACGGAATACAAGGGTAATATTGTTTTAATCTGCCATGAGCCCGACTTTTACGAAGGTTTTGCCACAAAAGTATGGGACTGCAGCCAGTGGAGCCTGAAAATCCAGTAA
- a CDS encoding DUF6198 family protein, with product MEKTKRYIIFILGLLVNSLGVSLVTKANLGTSPISSIPYVLSMNFSLSLGTFTVLFSLLLIWFQLLILQKNFKIEHLLQIPVAFAFGIFIDLSMALLGFLAPEQYGMKFFCLVLGCLILGIGVYMEILADVVMLPGESLVRSIVFRWKREFGLTKVAFDVSMTIGAGIISLLLAGKVAGVREGTVIAAVLVGFIARLIGSRLAFFSNILFTVPVHSPCKNSGQCGHDVENT from the coding sequence ATGGAAAAGACAAAGCGTTATATCATTTTTATACTGGGGCTGCTTGTGAATTCCCTGGGAGTCAGTTTAGTAACAAAGGCGAATCTGGGGACTTCCCCAATTTCTTCTATTCCATATGTACTGAGCATGAATTTTTCCCTGTCGCTGGGAACATTTACCGTGCTGTTCAGCCTGCTTTTAATCTGGTTTCAGCTTTTGATCCTGCAAAAGAATTTTAAAATTGAACATCTTCTTCAGATTCCAGTGGCATTCGCATTCGGTATTTTTATTGATTTAAGTATGGCTCTGCTGGGCTTTCTGGCTCCGGAGCAATACGGGATGAAATTCTTCTGTCTGGTGCTCGGATGCCTGATTCTTGGCATCGGTGTTTATATGGAGATTCTCGCCGACGTTGTCATGCTTCCCGGGGAATCCCTCGTGCGGTCTATCGTATTTCGATGGAAACGGGAATTTGGCCTGACGAAGGTTGCATTTGATGTTTCAATGACAATTGGCGCCGGGATAATATCTCTCCTGTTGGCCGGCAAGGTAGCGGGGGTCAGGGAGGGAACCGTTATTGCAGCCGTCCTGGTCGGCTTTATTGCGAGATTAATAGGAAGCAGGCTTGCATTTTTTTCCAATATCCTGTTTACGGTTCCCGTTCACAGTCCCTGCAAAAACTCTGGACAGTGCGGACATGATGTTGAAAATACATAA
- a CDS encoding PadR family transcriptional regulator produces the protein MGTLQYAILGLLNRKDMTGYDLSKEFEANLSEFWSAKHSQIYPELKALTDHKLVEFKTEISGNVLEKKLYTITDAGKDKLLEWEKTFCKMKPVPKDEFKLQLFFSDCLPAEQRILLLQNQLSQHRERLNHLRNNSEKFDSVSKLGEAEFSDYLVLLGAITREEGMCNWLETCIRLCTERCKRNDKDSL, from the coding sequence ATGGGAACTTTACAATATGCAATACTTGGCCTTCTCAACCGCAAGGATATGACCGGATACGATTTATCAAAAGAATTCGAGGCCAATCTCTCCGAATTCTGGAGCGCCAAACACAGCCAGATTTACCCGGAACTTAAGGCTCTGACCGATCATAAACTCGTGGAATTTAAAACTGAGATTTCAGGAAATGTGTTGGAGAAAAAGCTGTATACGATTACCGATGCGGGAAAAGATAAATTACTGGAGTGGGAAAAAACATTCTGCAAGATGAAGCCTGTTCCGAAAGACGAATTTAAACTGCAGTTATTCTTTTCCGACTGTCTTCCTGCCGAACAGAGAATACTGCTTCTGCAAAATCAGCTTTCCCAGCATCGGGAGCGCCTGAATCATTTAAGAAATAATTCGGAAAAGTTTGATTCCGTCTCAAAGCTGGGCGAGGCGGAGTTTAGTGATTATCTCGTGCTTTTAGGCGCAATAACACGGGAAGAGGGTATGTGTAACTGGTTGGAAACATGCATTCGGTTATGTACCGAACGGTGCAAAAGAAATGATAAGGATTCTCTATAG
- a CDS encoding helix-turn-helix domain-containing protein, with amino-acid sequence MITKDSADFTAVDENEILICEDNFAYFSPSEPLKALISNFTVTFPEKGVVSEDYTVVPHGSATLVFTYEESDGGNRLRGRLFGPSSRPYAVGKSANECSVIFIIEFQPAGLFVFTGMGQNELTDRIIPFETIDPSLDSSVKEIFRDAVTARELLGSTERLLLSVRCCRYPDEFSLAVRLIIEHCGSITPREIAEKTFYSERHLNRLFNQFLGLNIKHFSRIVRINRTIHLLHNAKNSISFISEESGFYDISHYIRDFKAVCGITPQEYRSNMSDFYSEIAKF; translated from the coding sequence ATGATTACGAAGGATAGCGCCGATTTTACGGCGGTGGATGAGAATGAGATTTTGATTTGTGAAGACAATTTTGCTTATTTTTCTCCCTCCGAGCCGTTGAAAGCTTTAATATCTAATTTTACTGTTACATTTCCGGAAAAGGGCGTTGTTTCTGAGGACTATACGGTCGTACCCCATGGAAGCGCGACACTTGTATTTACATATGAAGAGTCTGATGGAGGGAATCGCCTGCGGGGGCGGTTGTTTGGACCGTCTTCCAGGCCGTATGCGGTGGGGAAGAGTGCGAATGAATGCAGCGTTATATTTATCATAGAATTTCAGCCGGCGGGGCTTTTTGTTTTTACGGGGATGGGGCAGAATGAATTGACAGATAGAATAATTCCTTTTGAAACGATTGATCCTTCGTTGGATTCGTCTGTCAAAGAAATATTCCGCGATGCGGTGACGGCACGGGAATTACTCGGCAGCACCGAGCGCCTGCTTCTTTCCGTCCGGTGCTGCCGTTACCCGGATGAGTTTAGTCTGGCTGTCCGGCTGATCATAGAACATTGTGGCAGCATCACTCCTAGAGAAATAGCAGAGAAGACCTTTTACAGTGAGCGGCATCTGAACCGGCTCTTCAATCAATTCCTGGGACTGAATATCAAACACTTTTCAAGAATCGTGCGCATCAACAGAACCATCCATCTGCTTCACAATGCCAAAAACAGTATTTCCTTTATCTCGGAGGAATCCGGATTTTACGACATCTCACATTATATCAGGGACTTTAAAGCGGTATGCGGCATCACCCCTCAGGAATATCGGAGCAACATGTCCGATTTTTACAGTGAGATAGCAAAATTTTAG
- a CDS encoding cyclopropane-fatty-acyl-phospholipid synthase family protein: MVRELEENVMVNFMKRFSEHPFLIKVDGKEFSVGEGEPEFAVSIKHPIPLTNLASSTSLALGEAYMEGALDIEGDLYHALDHFLGQMGKFSTDRKGLKKLLYPALSRKNQKTEVTSHYDIGNEFYKLWLDETMSYSCGYFRNEDDTLQQAQENKVDYILSKLCLKEGMSLVDIGCGWGYLLIRAAKQYRVKGTGITLSEEQYREFSRRISEEGLEDLLTVKLMDYRDLPETGLSFDRAVSVGMVEHVGRGNYQLFTDCVNSVLKPGGLFLLHFISGLKEYPGDPWIKKYIFPGGVVPSLREMLYCLCEDNFHTLDVENLRLHYNKTLRCWEHNYREHIDEVKEMFDEKFARMWELYLCSCAATFHNGIIDLHQILVSKGVNNELSPVRWY, translated from the coding sequence ATGGTCAGGGAATTGGAAGAAAATGTAATGGTGAATTTTATGAAACGTTTTTCAGAGCACCCGTTTCTGATAAAGGTAGATGGAAAAGAATTCAGCGTCGGGGAGGGGGAGCCGGAATTTGCAGTCAGCATCAAGCACCCTATTCCGCTTACGAATCTGGCCTCCAGCACGTCGCTGGCGCTGGGGGAGGCATATATGGAAGGGGCCCTCGATATAGAGGGAGATCTCTACCACGCGCTGGATCATTTCCTGGGGCAGATGGGGAAATTCTCCACGGACAGGAAAGGGCTGAAAAAGCTCCTCTATCCGGCTCTGTCCCGGAAGAACCAGAAAACGGAAGTGACGAGCCACTACGACATTGGCAATGAATTTTATAAGCTCTGGCTGGATGAAACGATGAGCTATTCCTGCGGATATTTCAGGAATGAGGACGACACTCTGCAACAGGCCCAGGAAAACAAGGTGGATTATATCCTGAGCAAGCTCTGCCTGAAAGAGGGAATGAGTCTTGTGGACATCGGGTGCGGCTGGGGATATCTGCTGATACGCGCCGCAAAACAGTACCGCGTTAAGGGAACGGGAATTACCCTCAGCGAGGAACAATACCGTGAATTCTCCCGCCGGATCAGCGAGGAAGGACTGGAGGATCTGCTGACGGTAAAACTGATGGATTACCGGGATTTACCCGAGACGGGACTGAGCTTTGACAGGGCGGTAAGCGTCGGCATGGTGGAGCATGTGGGAAGAGGAAATTACCAGCTTTTTACGGACTGTGTAAACAGTGTCCTGAAACCGGGCGGCCTGTTTCTTCTCCACTTTATCAGCGGGTTGAAAGAGTATCCGGGAGATCCGTGGATCAAAAAATATATATTCCCGGGCGGTGTCGTGCCGAGCCTCAGGGAAATGCTGTACTGCCTGTGCGAGGACAATTTTCACACGCTGGACGTGGAGAACCTGCGCCTGCATTATAATAAAACCCTCCGATGCTGGGAACATAATTACAGGGAACACATCGATGAGGTAAAGGAAATGTTTGACGAGAAGTTTGCCAGGATGTGGGAACTTTATCTCTGCTCCTGTGCGGCGACCTTCCACAACGGGATTATTGATCTGCATCAGATTCTTGTATCCAAAGGGGTAAATAATGAGCTGTCGCCGGTGCGGTGGTATTAG
- a CDS encoding VOC family protein: MRYGGTLIVVKDMAKSRNFYEKIMQQKVIMDLGEHISLENGLSLQTNYEAITGTALPLKSEANNFQLYFEAENIEECEKRLDQTEDVEFIHHLKEYPWGQQSMRFYDPDKYIIEVSESMESVIKRCLNQGLPIAEISKRTSVDKVATL, from the coding sequence ATGAGGTACGGAGGCACATTGATTGTGGTAAAAGATATGGCAAAATCAAGAAATTTCTACGAAAAAATAATGCAACAAAAAGTAATTATGGACTTGGGAGAGCATATTTCATTAGAAAACGGTCTCAGCCTGCAGACCAATTACGAGGCAATCACAGGAACAGCGCTGCCCCTGAAATCAGAGGCCAATAACTTCCAGCTCTACTTTGAAGCCGAAAACATCGAAGAATGTGAGAAAAGACTGGATCAAACAGAAGACGTGGAATTCATACACCATCTGAAAGAATACCCGTGGGGCCAGCAAAGCATGCGCTTTTACGATCCGGACAAATACATCATAGAAGTTTCCGAGAGCATGGAAAGCGTAATAAAACGCTGCCTGAACCAGGGCCTGCCCATAGCGGAAATCTCAAAACGTACGAGTGTCGACAAAGTCGCCACTCTGTAG